In Desulfovermiculus halophilus DSM 18834, the DNA window TTTTCCGTCAAGTCAGATGTGAAAAATCTTGGTTGTTTAATCAACTGTTGCAAAAATGAAGATCGTCATCAGAAATGTATCGCCGGCAGAGAGGCATGATTGGCTACGTACTGTGTTAACCTCTGTTGAGGTCCGCGACTGCGGGGAATAGCTGCAACCTGTACCAACAGGATCGAATATGCCCGACCTGCGCAGGACCTGAACCGGGGTGGCTCTGTATGGGACCTGATTTCGAGTGGTCACCGATTAAAATAGTACAACAATCAAGCAAAAGGCCAAAATATGAAAAAAATGAGAGCAACTATCTATTCATTCTTTGTATATCATATAAATCTCTTGTAATGGAATATATAAATCCTTGTATTCAGAGCTGAGATGAATATGGTGGCCATCTGTTAGCACTTGCTTGTGGTGAGTGCTAAGAGACCAAAGCCAATAAGGAGGTTGCCATGACTCTTAAGCCTCTCCAGGACAGAGTTGTGATCAAGAAAGTGGAAGAGGAGCAGAAGTCAGCCGGTGGAATCATCATCCCGGATACCGCCAAGGAACGCCCCACGAAAGGCGACGTGGTGGCTGTCGGCCCGGGGAAGCTGGACAAGCAGGGCCAGCGCATGGAGATGTCTGTTCAGCCCGGAGATCGGGTTATGTACGGCAAATTTGCCGGAACCGAGGTCTCCATCGAGGGAGAAGATCATCTGGTCATGCGGGAAGAAGACATCATCGCCAAAGTTGAATCGTAAACAGGGAACAAGGAGGAGTACATATGCCGGCTAAGGATATTTATTTCGGAGAAAACGCCCGGCACGGTCTGAAGCAGGGTGTGGAAAAGTTAAGCGATGCGGTTCGGGTGACCCTGGGCCCCAGGGGCCGGAACGTGGTCATTGAAAAGTCTTTTGGCTCCCCCACCATCACCAAGGATGGGGTGACCGTGGCCAAGGAGATCGAGCTGGAAGACAAGTTCGAGAACATGGGTGCCCAGATGGTCAACGAGGTGGCCAGCAAAACCAGCGATATGGCTGGAGACGGGACCACAACCGCCACCATCCTGGCCCACTGCAT includes these proteins:
- the groES gene encoding co-chaperone GroES, producing the protein MTLKPLQDRVVIKKVEEEQKSAGGIIIPDTAKERPTKGDVVAVGPGKLDKQGQRMEMSVQPGDRVMYGKFAGTEVSIEGEDHLVMREEDIIAKVES